A genomic stretch from Panthera uncia isolate 11264 chromosome E3, Puncia_PCG_1.0, whole genome shotgun sequence includes:
- the LAT gene encoding linker for activation of T-cells family member 1 isoform X2 — translation MISCPRPGSPQLPATGGQALRRSRRLAERQMEAVVLIPYVLGLLLLPLLAVVLCVRCRELPGSYDNTASDSLAPSSIVIKRPPTLATWTPATSYPPVTSYPPLSQPDLLPIPRSPQPPGGSHRMPSSRQDSDGANSVASYENEEPACEDDDEDEEEDYPNEGYLEVLPDSTPATGTAVPPAPAPSNPGLRDSAFSMESGEDYVNVPESEESADVSLDGSREYVNVSQELPPVARTEPAILSSQNDDEEEGAPDYENLQGLN, via the exons ATGATTTCCTGCCCTCGCCCGGGCTCACCACAGCTTCCTGCCACAGGCGGGCAGGCGCTGAGGAGAAGCAGGCGCCTAGCCGAGCGGCAG ATGGAGGCGGTCGTCCTGATCCCCTACGTGCTGGGCctcctgctgctgccgctgctggcTGTGGTGCTGTGCGTGCGGTGCCGAGAGCTGCCAG GCTCCTATGACAATACGGCCTCTGACAG CTTGGCCCCAAGTAGCATCGTGATCAAACGCCCTC CCACACTCGCCACCTGGACACCAGCCACCTCCTATCCTCCTGTTACCTCCTACCCACCCTTGAGCCAGCCGGACCTGCTTCCCATCCC GAGGTCCCCACAGCCCCCTGGGGGCTCCCACCGCATGCCATCTTCCCGGCAGGACTCAGATGGTG cCAACAGTGTGGCGAGCTACGAGAACGAGG AGCCCGCCTGTGAGGACGACGATGAAGACGAGGAGGAGGATTATCCCAACGAGGGCTACTT GGAGGTGCTTCCTGACAGCACGCCAGCGACAGGCACTGCTGTCCCACCGGCTCCCGCGCCCAGCAACCCCGGCCTCCGAGACAGCGCCTTCTCCA TGGAGTCGGGGGAGGATTACGTGAACGTCCCCGAGAGCGAGGAGAGTGCAGACGTGTCTCTGG ATGGGAGCCGGGAGTACGTGAATGTGTCCCAGGAGCTGCCACCCGTGGCTAGGACCGAGCCTG CCATCCTGAGCTCCCAGAACGATGACGAGGAAGAGGGAGCTCCAGATTATGAGAATCTGCAGGGGCTTAACTGA
- the LAT gene encoding linker for activation of T-cells family member 1 isoform X1, whose translation MISCPRPGSPQLPATGGQALRRSRRLAERQMEAVVLIPYVLGLLLLPLLAVVLCVRCRELPGSYDNTASDSLAPSSIVIKRPPTLATWTPATSYPPVTSYPPLSQPDLLPIPRSPQPPGGSHRMPSSRQDSDGANSVASYENEGASGAPGALVAGRLGPGLGPADRCVVTSEPACEDDDEDEEEDYPNEGYLEVLPDSTPATGTAVPPAPAPSNPGLRDSAFSMESGEDYVNVPESEESADVSLDGSREYVNVSQELPPVARTEPAILSSQNDDEEEGAPDYENLQGLN comes from the exons ATGATTTCCTGCCCTCGCCCGGGCTCACCACAGCTTCCTGCCACAGGCGGGCAGGCGCTGAGGAGAAGCAGGCGCCTAGCCGAGCGGCAG ATGGAGGCGGTCGTCCTGATCCCCTACGTGCTGGGCctcctgctgctgccgctgctggcTGTGGTGCTGTGCGTGCGGTGCCGAGAGCTGCCAG GCTCCTATGACAATACGGCCTCTGACAG CTTGGCCCCAAGTAGCATCGTGATCAAACGCCCTC CCACACTCGCCACCTGGACACCAGCCACCTCCTATCCTCCTGTTACCTCCTACCCACCCTTGAGCCAGCCGGACCTGCTTCCCATCCC GAGGTCCCCACAGCCCCCTGGGGGCTCCCACCGCATGCCATCTTCCCGGCAGGACTCAGATGGTG cCAACAGTGTGGCGAGCTACGAGAACGAGGGTGCGTCTGGggccccaggtgccctggttgcagggaggctggggcctgggctgggccctgCTGATCGCTGTGTCGTTACCTCAGAGCCCGCCTGTGAGGACGACGATGAAGACGAGGAGGAGGATTATCCCAACGAGGGCTACTT GGAGGTGCTTCCTGACAGCACGCCAGCGACAGGCACTGCTGTCCCACCGGCTCCCGCGCCCAGCAACCCCGGCCTCCGAGACAGCGCCTTCTCCA TGGAGTCGGGGGAGGATTACGTGAACGTCCCCGAGAGCGAGGAGAGTGCAGACGTGTCTCTGG ATGGGAGCCGGGAGTACGTGAATGTGTCCCAGGAGCTGCCACCCGTGGCTAGGACCGAGCCTG CCATCCTGAGCTCCCAGAACGATGACGAGGAAGAGGGAGCTCCAGATTATGAGAATCTGCAGGGGCTTAACTGA
- the SPNS1 gene encoding protein spinster homolog 1 isoform X2, producing the protein MGNSKSEDPEVPDREGLQHITGLSPGHSALIVAVLCYINLLNYMDRFTVAGVLPDIEQFFDIGDSSSGLIQTVFISSYMVLAPVFGYLGDRYNRKYLMCGGIAFWSLVTLGSSFIPREQFWLLLLTRGLVGVGEASYSTIAPTLIADLFVADQRSRMLSVFYFAIPVGSGLGYIAGSKVKDMAGDWHWALRVTPGLGVVAVLLLFLVVREPPRGAVERHSDSPPLNPTSWWADLRALARNPSFILSSLGFTAVAFVTGSLALWAPAFLLRSRVVLGETPPCLPGDSCSSSDSLIFGLITCLTGVLGVGLGVEISRRLRRSNPRADPLVCAAGLLGSAPFLFLSLACARGSIVATYIFIFIGETLLSMNWAVVADILLYVVIPTRRSTAEAFQIVLSHLLGDAGSPYLVGLISDRLRRSWPPSFLSEFRALQFSLMLCAFVGALGGAAFLGTAIFIEGDRRQAQLHVQGLLREAGPTDDRIVVPRRGRSTRVPVSSVLI; encoded by the exons ATGGGGAACTCGAAGTCCGAGGATCCCGAGGTCCCGGACCGAGAGGGGCTGCAGCATATCACCGGCTTGTCTCCGGGCCATTCGGCTCTCATAGTGGCGGTGCTGTGCTACATCAACCTCCTCAACTACATGGACCGCTTCACCGTGGCTG GCGTCCTTCCAGACATCGAGCAGTTCTTCGACATCGGAGACAGCAGCTCCGGCCTCATCCAGACCG tGTTCATTTCCAGTTACATGGTGTTGGCACCTGTGTTTGGCTACCTGGGTGACAGGTACAATCGGAAGTATCTCATGTGCGGGGGCATTGCCTTCTGGTCCCTGGTGACACTGGGGTCGTCCTTCATCCCCAGAGAG CAATTCTGGCTCCTCCTCCTGACCCGGGGCCTGGTGGGGGTCGGGGAGGCCAGTTACTCCACTATCGCGCCCACCCTCATCGCCGACCTCTTCGTGGCAGACCagcggagtcggatgcttagtgTGTTCTACTTTGCCATCCCGGTGGGCAG TGGTCTGGGTTACATTGCAGGCTCCAAAGTGAAAGATATGGCCGGGGACTGGCACTGGGCTCTGCGG GTGACACCAGGTCTAGGAGTGGTGGCTGTTCTGCTGCTGTTCCTGGTAGTCCGGGAGCCGCCACGGGGAGCTGTGGAACGCCACTCAGACTCACCACCCCTGAACCCCACCTCGTGGTGGGCAGATCTGAGGGCTCTGGCAAGGAA TCCTAGTTTCATcctctcttcccttggcttcaCTGCTGTGGCCTTCGTCACGGGCTCCCTGGCTCTTTGGGCTCCTGCATTCTTGCTGCGTTCCCGTGTGGTCTTGGGGGAGACCCCGCCCTGCCTTCCTGGAGACTCCTGCTCTTCCTCTGACAG cctcatCTTTGGGCTCATCACCTGCCTGACCGGGGTCCTGGGTGTGGGCCTGGGCGTGGAGATCAGCCGCCGCCTCCGCCGTTCCAACCCCCGGGCTGACCCACTGGTCTGTGCTGCTGGCCTCTTGGGCTCCGCGCCCTTCCTCTTCCTGTCCCTTGCCTGTGCTCGTGGTAGCATCGTGGCCACCTAT attttCATCTTTATTGGAGAGACGCTGCTGTCCATGAACTGGGCCGTCGTGGCTGACATTCTGTTG TATGTGGTGATCCCCACGCGACGGTCCACTGCCGAGGCCTTCCAGATCGTGCTGTCCCACCTGCTGGGCGATGCTGGGAGCCCCTACCTCGTTGGCCTG ATCTCTGACCGCCTCCGCCGGAGCTGGCCCCCCTCCTTCTTGTCCGAGTTCCGAGCCCTGCAGTTCTCCCTCATGCTCTGCGCCTTCGTCGGGGCTCTGGGCGGGGCAGCCTTCCTGGGCACTGCCATCTTCATTGAGGGTGACCGCCGGCAGGCTCAGCTGCACGTGCAGG GTCTGCTGCGTGAGGCAGGGCCCACAGATGACCGGATCGTGGTACCCCGGCGAGGCCGCTCCACCCGCGTCCCCGTGTCCAGCGTGCTCATCTGA
- the SPNS1 gene encoding protein spinster homolog 1 isoform X1, protein MSGSDTAPFLSQADDTDDGPVPGTPGLPGSMGNSKSEDPEVPDREGLQHITGLSPGHSALIVAVLCYINLLNYMDRFTVAGVLPDIEQFFDIGDSSSGLIQTVFISSYMVLAPVFGYLGDRYNRKYLMCGGIAFWSLVTLGSSFIPREQFWLLLLTRGLVGVGEASYSTIAPTLIADLFVADQRSRMLSVFYFAIPVGSGLGYIAGSKVKDMAGDWHWALRVTPGLGVVAVLLLFLVVREPPRGAVERHSDSPPLNPTSWWADLRALARNPSFILSSLGFTAVAFVTGSLALWAPAFLLRSRVVLGETPPCLPGDSCSSSDSLIFGLITCLTGVLGVGLGVEISRRLRRSNPRADPLVCAAGLLGSAPFLFLSLACARGSIVATYIFIFIGETLLSMNWAVVADILLYVVIPTRRSTAEAFQIVLSHLLGDAGSPYLVGLISDRLRRSWPPSFLSEFRALQFSLMLCAFVGALGGAAFLGTAIFIEGDRRQAQLHVQGLLREAGPTDDRIVVPRRGRSTRVPVSSVLI, encoded by the exons ATGTCCGGGTCCGACACCGCGCCCTTCCTCAGCCAGGCGGATGACACGGACGACGGGCCGGTGCCCGGCACCCCGGGGTTACCGGGGTCCATGGGGAACTCGAAGTCCGAGGATCCCGAGGTCCCGGACCGAGAGGGGCTGCAGCATATCACCGGCTTGTCTCCGGGCCATTCGGCTCTCATAGTGGCGGTGCTGTGCTACATCAACCTCCTCAACTACATGGACCGCTTCACCGTGGCTG GCGTCCTTCCAGACATCGAGCAGTTCTTCGACATCGGAGACAGCAGCTCCGGCCTCATCCAGACCG tGTTCATTTCCAGTTACATGGTGTTGGCACCTGTGTTTGGCTACCTGGGTGACAGGTACAATCGGAAGTATCTCATGTGCGGGGGCATTGCCTTCTGGTCCCTGGTGACACTGGGGTCGTCCTTCATCCCCAGAGAG CAATTCTGGCTCCTCCTCCTGACCCGGGGCCTGGTGGGGGTCGGGGAGGCCAGTTACTCCACTATCGCGCCCACCCTCATCGCCGACCTCTTCGTGGCAGACCagcggagtcggatgcttagtgTGTTCTACTTTGCCATCCCGGTGGGCAG TGGTCTGGGTTACATTGCAGGCTCCAAAGTGAAAGATATGGCCGGGGACTGGCACTGGGCTCTGCGG GTGACACCAGGTCTAGGAGTGGTGGCTGTTCTGCTGCTGTTCCTGGTAGTCCGGGAGCCGCCACGGGGAGCTGTGGAACGCCACTCAGACTCACCACCCCTGAACCCCACCTCGTGGTGGGCAGATCTGAGGGCTCTGGCAAGGAA TCCTAGTTTCATcctctcttcccttggcttcaCTGCTGTGGCCTTCGTCACGGGCTCCCTGGCTCTTTGGGCTCCTGCATTCTTGCTGCGTTCCCGTGTGGTCTTGGGGGAGACCCCGCCCTGCCTTCCTGGAGACTCCTGCTCTTCCTCTGACAG cctcatCTTTGGGCTCATCACCTGCCTGACCGGGGTCCTGGGTGTGGGCCTGGGCGTGGAGATCAGCCGCCGCCTCCGCCGTTCCAACCCCCGGGCTGACCCACTGGTCTGTGCTGCTGGCCTCTTGGGCTCCGCGCCCTTCCTCTTCCTGTCCCTTGCCTGTGCTCGTGGTAGCATCGTGGCCACCTAT attttCATCTTTATTGGAGAGACGCTGCTGTCCATGAACTGGGCCGTCGTGGCTGACATTCTGTTG TATGTGGTGATCCCCACGCGACGGTCCACTGCCGAGGCCTTCCAGATCGTGCTGTCCCACCTGCTGGGCGATGCTGGGAGCCCCTACCTCGTTGGCCTG ATCTCTGACCGCCTCCGCCGGAGCTGGCCCCCCTCCTTCTTGTCCGAGTTCCGAGCCCTGCAGTTCTCCCTCATGCTCTGCGCCTTCGTCGGGGCTCTGGGCGGGGCAGCCTTCCTGGGCACTGCCATCTTCATTGAGGGTGACCGCCGGCAGGCTCAGCTGCACGTGCAGG GTCTGCTGCGTGAGGCAGGGCCCACAGATGACCGGATCGTGGTACCCCGGCGAGGCCGCTCCACCCGCGTCCCCGTGTCCAGCGTGCTCATCTGA